In Asanoa sp. WMMD1127, one genomic interval encodes:
- a CDS encoding DUF4118 domain-containing protein — protein sequence MARGELRIYLGAAPGVGKTVAMLDEARRRIERGTDVVVGLVETHGRAFTARMIGDLEVVPRRTAEYRGASFTELDVDAVLARRPEVALVDELAHTNVPGSRNEKRWQDVQELLDAGITVLSTVNVQHLESLNDVVEQITGIVQRETVPDSVVRAADQVELVDMTPEALRRRMAHGNIYHKDKIDAALGNYFRVGNLTALRELALLWLADKVDQQLERYRDAHGIGKTWETRERVVVAVTGGPEGDTLIRRAARIAARGKGTDLMAVHVANSDGLTGADPALLAKQRLLVESLGGSFHQVVGGDIPRALLDFARGVNATQLVLGVSRRGRFAQLVTAGVGVTTSARSDAIDVHLVPHPEVGRGRLAVPAPALSPRRRLIGFALVLAGLPALAGALLPLRPDLSLPSEMLLFLAAVVGIALVGGIWPALLAAVGASLLLNYFFTPPTNQWTIAERENILALAVFVAIAAAVSWIVDVAARRTREAAQASAEAQTLSTVAGSVLRGTGPLTALLERLRETFGLETVTLLERRTGAGERPDRQRSPQSWDVAASVGGPPCCAPGEAQTEVAVDDSLVLALRGRTPAAADRRLIEAFAAQAAVALRHERLAEQAAQARPLAEADRMRTALLAAVSHDLRTPLASAKAAVDSLLGEEVAFSDEDRDELLAAANESLVRLGRLVDNLLDLSRLQAGALGVTLAEIGLEDAVPRALDELGPNGLVVRSDLTADLPAVAADPGLLERILVNLIANALRFSPPGRPPQVTARYQDDRVELRVVDHGPGIPEPDRDKVFVPFQRMGDRDNHNGVGLGLALSRGLAEAMGGTLVPETTNGGGLTMVLALPAAVSPGDGAATEAVERAVRERRHRR from the coding sequence ATGGCACGCGGAGAACTGCGCATCTATCTCGGGGCCGCCCCGGGAGTCGGCAAGACGGTGGCCATGCTCGACGAGGCGCGACGCCGGATCGAGCGTGGCACCGACGTGGTCGTCGGCCTCGTCGAGACGCACGGCCGGGCCTTCACCGCCCGGATGATCGGTGACCTGGAGGTGGTGCCGCGCCGCACGGCGGAGTACCGCGGCGCCTCCTTCACCGAGCTCGACGTCGACGCCGTCCTGGCCCGGCGGCCGGAGGTCGCGCTCGTCGACGAGCTCGCGCACACCAACGTGCCCGGATCGCGCAACGAGAAGCGCTGGCAGGACGTCCAGGAGCTGCTCGACGCGGGCATCACCGTGCTGTCCACGGTGAACGTCCAGCACCTCGAGTCGCTCAACGACGTGGTCGAGCAGATCACCGGGATCGTCCAACGGGAGACCGTGCCCGACAGCGTCGTGCGCGCCGCCGACCAGGTCGAGCTGGTCGACATGACACCGGAGGCGCTGCGCCGGCGGATGGCGCACGGGAACATCTACCACAAGGACAAGATCGACGCCGCGCTCGGCAACTACTTCCGGGTCGGCAACCTGACCGCGCTGCGCGAGCTGGCCCTGCTCTGGCTCGCCGACAAGGTCGACCAGCAGCTCGAGCGTTACCGGGACGCGCACGGGATCGGCAAGACCTGGGAGACCAGGGAACGCGTCGTCGTCGCCGTGACCGGCGGTCCCGAGGGCGACACGCTGATCCGGCGCGCCGCCCGGATCGCGGCCCGCGGCAAGGGCACGGACCTGATGGCGGTGCACGTCGCCAACTCCGACGGGCTGACCGGCGCCGACCCCGCCCTGCTGGCCAAGCAGCGCCTCCTCGTGGAGAGCCTGGGCGGCAGCTTCCACCAGGTGGTCGGCGGCGACATCCCGCGCGCCCTGCTCGATTTCGCCCGCGGCGTCAACGCCACCCAGCTCGTCCTAGGCGTCAGCCGGCGCGGGCGGTTCGCCCAGCTGGTCACCGCGGGCGTCGGCGTCACCACGTCGGCCCGCTCGGACGCGATCGACGTGCACCTGGTGCCGCACCCCGAGGTCGGCCGCGGCCGCCTCGCGGTGCCGGCACCCGCGCTCTCGCCCCGGCGCCGCCTGATCGGCTTCGCGCTCGTGCTCGCCGGCCTGCCCGCGCTCGCCGGCGCGCTGCTCCCGCTGCGTCCCGACCTCTCGCTGCCGAGCGAGATGCTGCTGTTCCTGGCCGCGGTCGTCGGCATCGCCCTCGTCGGCGGCATCTGGCCCGCGCTGCTCGCCGCGGTGGGGGCGTCCCTCCTGCTCAACTACTTCTTCACCCCGCCGACCAACCAGTGGACGATCGCCGAGCGCGAGAACATCCTGGCGCTGGCCGTCTTCGTGGCCATCGCGGCCGCCGTGTCGTGGATCGTCGACGTGGCGGCCCGCCGCACCCGCGAGGCCGCGCAGGCCAGCGCCGAGGCGCAGACCCTTTCCACGGTGGCCGGCAGCGTGCTGCGCGGCACCGGGCCGCTCACCGCACTGCTGGAGCGGTTGCGGGAGACGTTCGGGCTCGAGACGGTGACGCTGCTGGAGCGCCGCACCGGCGCCGGCGAGCGCCCGGACCGGCAACGCAGCCCGCAGTCCTGGGACGTCGCCGCCAGCGTCGGCGGACCGCCGTGCTGCGCGCCCGGCGAAGCGCAGACCGAGGTCGCCGTCGACGACAGCCTCGTGCTCGCGCTGCGCGGGCGGACCCCGGCGGCCGCCGACCGCCGGCTGATCGAGGCGTTCGCGGCGCAGGCCGCCGTCGCCCTGCGGCACGAGCGGCTCGCCGAGCAGGCGGCCCAGGCACGCCCGCTGGCCGAGGCCGACCGGATGCGGACCGCCCTGCTGGCGGCGGTCAGCCACGACCTGCGTACACCCCTGGCCTCCGCCAAGGCCGCCGTCGACAGCCTGCTCGGCGAGGAGGTGGCGTTCTCCGACGAGGACCGCGACGAACTGCTCGCCGCCGCCAACGAGTCGCTCGTGCGGCTCGGCCGCCTCGTCGACAACCTGCTCGACCTGAGCCGGCTCCAGGCGGGCGCGCTCGGCGTGACCCTCGCGGAGATCGGCCTGGAGGACGCGGTGCCCCGGGCGCTGGACGAGCTCGGCCCGAACGGCCTGGTGGTGCGGTCCGACCTCACCGCCGACCTGCCGGCCGTCGCCGCGGACCCGGGCCTGCTCGAGCGGATCCTGGTCAACCTGATCGCCAACGCGCTGCGGTTCAGCCCGCCCGGCCGGCCGCCCCAGGTCACGGCCCGCTACCAGGACGACCGGGTCGAGCTGCGGGTGGTCGACCACGGCCCGGGCATCCCGGAGCCGGACCGCGACAAGGTGTTCGTCCCCTTCCAGCGGATGGGCGATCGCGACAACCACAACGGCGTCGGCCTCGGGCTGGCGCTGTCCCGCGGCCTCGCGGAGGCGATGGGCGGCACGCTCGTGCCGGAGACCAC